A stretch of Mauremys reevesii isolate NIE-2019 linkage group 25, ASM1616193v1, whole genome shotgun sequence DNA encodes these proteins:
- the LOC120391053 gene encoding G-protein coupled receptor 54-like isoform X2, whose translation MDAEPSPLGGWLDNGSWTPMPTAAPHLDMSTPAGPGRRGLWIFNSSGEDTSPPFLTDAWLVPLFYALVMLLGLVGNSLVIYVVSKHRQMRTATNFYIANLATTDIIFLVCCVPFTATLYPLPSWIFGDFMCKLVNYLQQVTAQATCITLTAMSMDRCYATLYPLQSLRYRTPRVAMGVSVAIWISSFLLSLPIAMYHRTEVGYWYGLRTYCIEAFASKSQERSIILYTFLAVYLLPLLTICLCYSIMLKRVGRPIVEPIDHNYQVQHLSERSVAMRAKVSKMVVVIVVLFTVCWGPIQLYLLFQGFYGSFQANYETYKIKTWANCMSYANSSINPIVYAFMGDSFRKSFKKAFPFLFRRRVRDGAVLSGSRNADMKFVTEET comes from the exons ATGGATGCAGAGCCCTCTCCGTTGGGTGGCTGGCTGGACAATGGCTCTTGGACACCAATGCCTACTGCTGCCCCCCACCTGGACATGAGCACGCCAGCGGGCcctggcaggagggggctgtggatcTTTAATAGCAGTGGGGAGGACACATCACCCCCATTCCTGACGGATGCTTGGCTGGTGCCACTTTTCTATGCCCTCGTCATGCTGCTGGGGCTGGTGGGCAACTCACTCGTCATCTACGTGGTGTCCAAGCACCGGCAGATGCGCACAGCCACCAACTTCTACATCG CAAACCTGGCGAccacagacatcatcttcctggTGTGCTGTGTCCCCTTCACCGCCACGctctaccccctgcccagctggaTCTTCGGCGACTTCATGTGCAAACTTGTCAACTACCTGCAACAG GTGACAGCACAGGCCACCTGCATCACCCTGACGGCAATGAGCATGGACCGCTGCTACGCCACCCTCTACCCGCTGCAGTCGCTGCGCTACCGCACCCCACGCGTGGCCATGGGCGTCAGCGTGGCCATTTGGATCA GCTCCTTCCTTCTCTCGCTGCCTATAGCCATGTACCACCGCACTGAGGTAGGCTACTGGTATGGGCTGCGCACCTATTGCATCGAGGCCTTCGCCAGCAAAAGCCAGGAGCGCAGCATCATCCTCTACACCTTCCTGGCTGTctacctgctgcctctgctcacCATCTGCCTCTGCTACTCCATCATGCTCAAGCGTGTGGGGCGCCCCATCGTGGAGCCCATCGACCACAACTACCAG gtACAGCACCTGTCCGAGCGCTCTGTCGCCATGAGGGCCAAGGTGTCCAAGATGGTGGTGGTGATCGTGGTACTCTTCACTGTGTGCTGGGGCCCCATCCAGCTCTACCTCCTCTTCCAGGGCTTCTATGGCAGCTTCCAGGCCAATTACGAGACCTACAAGATCAAGACGTGGGCCAACTGCATGTCCTACGCCAACTCCTCCATCAACCCCATCGTCTATGCCTTCATGGGCGACAGCTTCAGAAAGTCCTTCAAGAAGGCTTTCCCCTTCCTCTTCCGGCGTCGGGTGCGGGACGGCGCCGTCCTCTCCGGCTCCCGCAATGCCGACATGAAGTTTGTCACTGAGGAGACCTAG
- the LOC120391053 gene encoding G-protein coupled receptor 54-like isoform X1, giving the protein MDAEPSPLGGWLDNGSWTPMPTAAPHLDMSTPAGPGRRGLWIFNSSGEDTSPPFLTDAWLVPLFYALVMLLGLVGNSLVIYVVSKHRQMRTATNFYIANLATTDIIFLVCCVPFTATLYPLPSWIFGDFMCKLVNYLQQVTAQATCITLTAMSMDRCYATLYPLQSLRYRTPRVAMGVSVAIWISSFLLSLPIAMYHRTEVGYWYGLRTYCIEAFASKSQERSIILYTFLAVYLLPLLTICLCYSIMLKRVGRPIVEPIDHNYQQVQHLSERSVAMRAKVSKMVVVIVVLFTVCWGPIQLYLLFQGFYGSFQANYETYKIKTWANCMSYANSSINPIVYAFMGDSFRKSFKKAFPFLFRRRVRDGAVLSGSRNADMKFVTEET; this is encoded by the exons ATGGATGCAGAGCCCTCTCCGTTGGGTGGCTGGCTGGACAATGGCTCTTGGACACCAATGCCTACTGCTGCCCCCCACCTGGACATGAGCACGCCAGCGGGCcctggcaggagggggctgtggatcTTTAATAGCAGTGGGGAGGACACATCACCCCCATTCCTGACGGATGCTTGGCTGGTGCCACTTTTCTATGCCCTCGTCATGCTGCTGGGGCTGGTGGGCAACTCACTCGTCATCTACGTGGTGTCCAAGCACCGGCAGATGCGCACAGCCACCAACTTCTACATCG CAAACCTGGCGAccacagacatcatcttcctggTGTGCTGTGTCCCCTTCACCGCCACGctctaccccctgcccagctggaTCTTCGGCGACTTCATGTGCAAACTTGTCAACTACCTGCAACAG GTGACAGCACAGGCCACCTGCATCACCCTGACGGCAATGAGCATGGACCGCTGCTACGCCACCCTCTACCCGCTGCAGTCGCTGCGCTACCGCACCCCACGCGTGGCCATGGGCGTCAGCGTGGCCATTTGGATCA GCTCCTTCCTTCTCTCGCTGCCTATAGCCATGTACCACCGCACTGAGGTAGGCTACTGGTATGGGCTGCGCACCTATTGCATCGAGGCCTTCGCCAGCAAAAGCCAGGAGCGCAGCATCATCCTCTACACCTTCCTGGCTGTctacctgctgcctctgctcacCATCTGCCTCTGCTACTCCATCATGCTCAAGCGTGTGGGGCGCCCCATCGTGGAGCCCATCGACCACAACTACCAG caggtACAGCACCTGTCCGAGCGCTCTGTCGCCATGAGGGCCAAGGTGTCCAAGATGGTGGTGGTGATCGTGGTACTCTTCACTGTGTGCTGGGGCCCCATCCAGCTCTACCTCCTCTTCCAGGGCTTCTATGGCAGCTTCCAGGCCAATTACGAGACCTACAAGATCAAGACGTGGGCCAACTGCATGTCCTACGCCAACTCCTCCATCAACCCCATCGTCTATGCCTTCATGGGCGACAGCTTCAGAAAGTCCTTCAAGAAGGCTTTCCCCTTCCTCTTCCGGCGTCGGGTGCGGGACGGCGCCGTCCTCTCCGGCTCCCGCAATGCCGACATGAAGTTTGTCACTGAGGAGACCTAG